TTGCCCCCGACGCATCTTTACATAAGACCAAAAATTATTACCCTATTTTGAACCATGCCGAATTTTCAAACATTTTTGACACCCCACACTCACGCTCAACAACTTATTCAAAGCTTTCAAGGAGTTGCAACAAAGCAGATGAAGATGTTATGGTTGCAGAAATGCATGAGTTATTCTTGCCCAGCTCCTAAGTCTACGTCAAAACCTCTTTAGGTAATTCAAAGAAGACATTTTCTTCGGTGTATTCCACCTCTTCGGTCTCGGTAACACCGAGAGTATAGAGATGCTCGATACACTTTTGGACGACCGACTCGGGAGTTGAGGCGCCGGCGGTTAGCCCAATCGCCTGCACCCCTTCGAGCCATGCGGGATCGATCTCTTGAGGATCATTGATCAGGTGCCCGGGGATTCTCCGTGTGCGGGCTACCTCGCAAAGACGGTTCGAATTGGAGCTTGTCGGATCCCCCACGACAAGGACAAGATCGACCGAATGGGTAATTTCTCGGAGCGCTAGCTGCCGGTTTGTCGTGGCATAGCAGATCGAGGAACTCGGCAAGGTTTCGATCAAAGGATATTTCTTTTTGAGCGCATCGGTAATGTCTTTCACATCGTCAAGACTTAAGGTGGTCTGTGTGGTGTAGAAAAGGCGTTGCTCTTGGGGAAAGGTGAGCTTTTCGACATCTTCGACTGACTCGATGATGGTGGTCACCTCGGGAGCTTCCCCTGCCGTTCCAATCACCTCGACATGATTTTTGTGGCCGATAAGGAGGATGTGGTACCCTTTTTTAGCATACCGCTTCGCTGCTGAGTGGACCCGGATCACAAGACCACATGAGGCATCGATTTCGATGAGGTTACGCCGTTTGGCATGGTCGCGCACCGAAGGGGGAATGCCGTGGGCCGAGTAGATGATCCGAGAGCCTTCTGGGACCTCATCAAGATCTTCGATAAAGATGGCCCCTTTTTGCTCGAGATCTTCAACCACGTGGCGGTTGTGGACAATCTCATGCTTCACATAGATCGGAGGCCCCCACGCTTCTAGAGCCCGCTCGACCGTTTCAATGGCCCGGACAACGCCTGCGCAAAAACCTCTCGGCTTGGAAAGTAAAAGTTTCATATGAATAGGGTATCAGATGACCCATTATTCATCAACGTCGGCAGCACACCGGAACCCATAGGTTCGGTTGACAATTCCCGGGTTGTTTCGGTGACGGTGAGAGCAGCGGAGGTCATCTTTAAGGCTCTTCCAGCAACCACCACGGAGGACCCGGTAGACCCCTTGGAGGGGCCCCTTCGGATTATCTGGACGCTGCATCGCCACTTCATAGTAGTTGTAGTCATACCAATCTTGGCACCACTCGTAGACATTCCCCACAAGGTCATAAAGACCATTTTTGTTGGGGGGATAGCTTTTCACAGGGGTAGTGTCGGCGCTAAAGAAGTTTCCTTGAGTCCGCTCTAGGCTCTCTCCTGTTGGATAGGTGAGCTCTTCACCG
Above is a genomic segment from Candidatus Neptunochlamydia vexilliferae containing:
- the ispH gene encoding 4-hydroxy-3-methylbut-2-enyl diphosphate reductase, with the protein product MKLLLSKPRGFCAGVVRAIETVERALEAWGPPIYVKHEIVHNRHVVEDLEQKGAIFIEDLDEVPEGSRIIYSAHGIPPSVRDHAKRRNLIEIDASCGLVIRVHSAAKRYAKKGYHILLIGHKNHVEVIGTAGEAPEVTTIIESVEDVEKLTFPQEQRLFYTTQTTLSLDDVKDITDALKKKYPLIETLPSSSICYATTNRQLALREITHSVDLVLVVGDPTSSNSNRLCEVARTRRIPGHLINDPQEIDPAWLEGVQAIGLTAGASTPESVVQKCIEHLYTLGVTETEEVEYTEENVFFELPKEVLT